TAAatgttcaaataaataaattatctagAGTAACGAAAGTAGATATTGGAAGAAAAAATGACTAAGTGTATCAAGTGGTTTTATCTACAACCTTcaatcttttcctttctttgtttcGTTAGcgtttttgtatttattttttaaagacaaCTCGTTCCGAGGACTAAAGTTGAATAACGGTATTATATCTCAGAAATTAGTTTCTGAAATGggataaatttttaatgatttttaaaaatactttttgaatttaagttagttttaaaatattataaaattaattttaaaaataacttgatGACTTGAATGCCTTAATGCATAAAATCAAAAccttttaggtttaattaaatgaaattccAAAATGGTCATTTGTGAATCTTGTTTCTCTTCTAATATTTATGACTGACAATGTTAATTAGTAAGATATTCCATGCTTCTGCATGggatttttggtatttttagtAGGATTGTAAAAAGAATTTGGGTTGACTCggtttgttttattattgttttattatggATTAGTTACGCAatgagttaatttaattttagtgagttaatttaaaaatttgaatttggtgTGATTTATTATATTGATGAGTTAAACGGATTAGTTCActtaactataatttttatattctttaattcaaaaatggtttcaattttttttttaattgaaactaaataaagttaaatctaaatataatctaaaatgaTGCTAAATTTAGATACtattcaaaattacaaaaatataatataatagtttttgttgtttaatataatttaatatttaaaatttatgcatGAATCGGGAGTCAATCTAACTTACTAGGAGTTCAATCTTGATCAATCAGATTCTCAGTGGACTAGGCTCAATTTTAACCTGTGTCAAAATTTGcagttttcttttaatcaaatcTGATTTGAACATGTAGTGACCAAATGGATTCACGAGTTTGTAACTCATAttgatagtttttattttaaatataaatttccttaaaaaaaaaaatctgtaacTCATATtgatagtttttgttttaaatataaatttccttAAAAGAAATCTTCTAATCAAAAGCTTACCAAACTAATGTTAAGTTATTCATGCTTGTGAAAGAGTTTTTAATTGAGGTTCAAATTAAATTGCAGTAAATGAAGATAATAGGAAAAAGCAAAACTATaaagtcttaaataattatttaagtgaCAATAATCTCACAAGAAAGCAAAATAACTTTCGGACACTTAAGGATAGCAGGATAGCATTTTGAAGGAGGAGAAGTTTGGTTATAACACTACAACAACTATCCATAACAGATTTTACGTGAGACATGCAACACATACATCACTACATTAATATTATACCGATTAATCAtctattgattttaatattgaaatattttttataggtATCATTCAAGCACTTTGAACAATATGTCACAAATTGAATAACGAACCTTGACACACAccaaacattatatatatatatatatatatagagaaagagagatagaTAGagagaataatgatattttgacaatattttaacattatttatacgTGTCATTTCAAAagtatcatattatatatatataaatatatatatatatatatatatatatatatatatatatgaaaacaaattaaattataaactcaATTATTTACTCTATCATATacacataaattatatataattctaaaCATTACGTagtgtaaaagaaaatactatttCATAAATGGCAGTGGAGAAATTTGAACTATGCAagcttctctttctttctatttctcgTAAATTTCAATTGTATTAGATTGTAGGTGGACCTAATAGTTCAtcctttagtttttctttccGTATTCggctttttcctttcttttcattttttcttgaaCACGACATGGCTGAATAGGAGCTTAAAAGTTAGTCCCAAAATGACATCTAAATTTTAGAAAGTTCATGATATGCACAACAATTTTAGGGAATTTTCATATCATCAAAAGTAAAGCATACtttcattgaaaaaatatttaaaactaattccTCCCGAagtatttaaaagattttaaattctttaagaTGTAGAATTCTCAATAACACAAAATATACCAATTTTTCacaattacatttatttttagaGAACACTTAGGATTGAAAAATATACTCACAACCAATACAGTTTAAAgacattatcaaaatataattttcactatatttgtCATACAAATCAAAAGCAAATCTCTTCTCCAACAATACTAAAcgaatatatatacttttaatttaaatatataataataatataatattaaaaacgaATATATTAATTCATCTTAGCGTATTTTGTAAAATCACGTGAGATATGGGCCGAAGAACAGTAGCATTAGCAGTCCATGAACTTAGCGTGGATGCGGGCACAGCATAAGATAACCCTACGGtgaagcaaagaaaaagaacagaGTTGAGCAGACCATACACGACACCAAGACTTCCCTTTTTCACCAAACATAACACAATCAAGATAACTCTTATTCACCTATTTCCCCCAATTCTTGGATCCaagatttttagggtttctgaacCAATCTTCTTCGCCATTCTTCCGTTTCCCATTTATTCTTTCTCCAAcgcatttattttttttctttcgattCTCTCTTATCTTCCATTGGAGATCCTCCTTCGCTCCAAACCTAAGAGGTTCGTTCTTTTCGCGCTAATTTTCTTGTGTCCAATTTTTGCTGTTTTATTATTAGTAAGCCACGCTTGATCATTGGGAAAATGTTAATTCTCACACGCAACCAAAAAGTTTCTGGTTCTTCTCTTCCTCATTCTGCTGGCGGGGGAACGGGGGTTTTCCCTTTTCCCTTTGCCTTTCCCTTTTTGCGTGCCGTATAATAATGACGGTCTTTTCTTGAAATTGGATGTGATTGCgaatataatacatatatatatgtgtatgtatgtatcgGACGGGTTTTCGATTATTGTTGATGCTCTCTGTATTGATTGTAGAAGACGGATCAAGGTGTGAAATAGGGGTTTGCTTGGGGGATGGGGTTGTTGTGATCTTGAGATTTTTGAGAGTGGTGATAGTTTGTTAACGTTAACCGATGTaatgaggaagaaaaggaaaggaagCGAGGCCGATGCGTCTGCTGATCTGCCTGTTATTTTGTCTCCAAATCTTGGCTCTGCTTCGTCGAATTTGAAGTCCCATTATTCGCTAGAGGATTGTTCTAGGCTGAAGAAGAGGTGTTGTAAGGAGGAGGATGCTGCCACTGAGCCAGCTGCTTCCTTTAAAAGGAGGCTTGCCGGCATTGCCACTGCCCCGCCTTGTGGGACTTCTTCGTTGATCACGCCGGGGCGAGGGCTTAAGAGGAAGATTGGATGCATCGATGTTGCTACCCAGATGGgcaggaagaagaagattgagGATGATTATGTGACTGGTGAGACGATTGGGCAAGGCAAGTTTGGGTCTGTTTGGCTGTGTCGGTCCAGGGTTAGCGGAGCAGAATATGCATGTAAGACCTTGAGGAAGGGGGAGGAGACGGTTCACCGAGAGGTTGAGATAATGCAACACTTGTCCGGTCATTCTGGGGTTGTGACACTGCAAGCAGTTTATGAGGAAGCTGATTGCTTTCATCTTGTAATGGAATTGTGCTCTGGGGGACGACTAATCGATCAGATGGTTAAGGATGGTCCTTATTCAGAGCAGAAGGCTGCTAATGTACTCAAGGAAGTGATGTTGGTCATCAACTATTGTCATGACATGGGAGTTGTGCACAGAGATATCAAACCTGAGAATATACTGCTCACAGCATCTGGGAAAATAAAGCTTGCAGATTTTGGTTTGGCCATGAGAATTTCCGAAGGTAACATATGGAActtgttttgattatttaacTTCGATTCCAATCtgacttttgtaaaaatatatccaGTTCAGTAtctatcaagaaaaaaaaaattatggggCTTACGTAGATATGCTGCTGTTCCCATCACATGTTTATTATTCCCGTTTCCGTGCTTTAATTGAAGGAGTTTATCATAATGAGCTTTCGTCTTAAAACAGTGAAGAATTTTGAAAGCGATAGGATCCACATTGTTTGCATTTAAAACAATtgcaaatatcatttttttgtttGGCAATTTTTTTCCGGTCTGGCTTCACACATCAAGCAGTTATCCATGTCTTGTTTACTAAATAGTTGTATTATCTCAGGTCAGAACTTGACTGGTTTGGCGGGAAGCCCTGCCTATGTTGCCCCAGAAGTATTGTTAGGCAGATACTCTGAGAAGGTGGATATATGGAGTGCTGGAGTGCTTCTGCATGCTCTGTTGGTTGGCAGTCTTCCATTTCAAGGAGATTCATTGGAAGCAGTTTTTGAGGCTATTAAGACCGTCAAATTAGATTTCCAAACTGGGATGTGGGAATCAATATCTAAACCTGCGCGAGATCTTATTGGGAGAATGCTAACAAGGGATATCTCAGCTAGGATATCAGCTGACGAAGTACTTAGTAAGttcattatatattatgaatgcATTGTAGATTGCCTGTTTTATCTTTCACATGTTATTTCATTGAAATAATCAAACCTCGGAGTATATGCAAGTGTACTTCAAATTTATCCTTGTTATCACAATGACTTTGAGTAAATAGGCTTGTTTTATCAGTCTTTAACTAGCTGTGAAACGATTGTACCCTAATATTTTGTGGTAAAAGTGTCTTAATATTTTGTGGACGAGAAGTTACAATACCTTCAATGTTTGAGATGGTTTTAAGTTGGCTGTTTGCGTGTTATATTAACCTTATGGTTTAATTTCTCAGGACATCCATGGATATTGTTCTACACGGCACAGACATTGACGATGCTGCCCATCAAATCAAAATTGAAGAACCAAATTGGCGCAACAACTCAACAGTTTGTTGCTGTTCCTGAACCAGGATTAGGAGGGAATAGAATAGATAATTACTCACTTAGCGAGGGTTCATTCTCCGAAAGTTGCACTTCAGATGATCAGGATGAATCTGTGTTGATTGATGTGCTTGCCTCTGCAATTTCGCATGTGAGGATATCTGAACCGAAGAGGAGCAGGGTGTGTGGTCCCACAGGTCCGATAGTTCAACAAGGTTCATCTAACATGAAGCCTAACAACCTTTGTAAAGCATTTTAACCTACTGACAGGCTGACACCAAAGATACCACTTCTCTTGACTGTTCTTGCTGGGATTATAGAATCTACTTTCCTCAACGCATCACACAGTGGGCTTAACTGAATTTTACATGCTGACTCCTATGGAAGGTTGGCCTGGGTGCCGCTTCCTCCCCAAGTTGCTTTATAGTGAGATCTAATTGCAATATTTTTTTGTCCCTTTGCTTGATAAACTAATAATGATTAACTGCAATAATTGTACAGCATTTGTGAATAGAATGGTAATGTATCATTTTCTTGAAATCGCTACTTTTTAgcaaattgaatattttatccTTTCTCATTATCGAAACCTATTGACATATCTTCTTTACATATCCGATCCGATCGggtatttttaccttttttaactTGTCTCGTGAGACTTGCATTCCCTTAACAAGCAATGACAAAATTGAATTGCTTTAAAGTTCTTATTAAGGCAAGAAATTGCTATAATACTTTTCTTCATGTGTGTATGGTGGTGGatgcttattttctttttgccGTGATTGCAGTATTATCCAATTATTTCCGAATTTAATGGTTATACATGTTGATACCATAAAGTATTTTAGAAAAACTATTACtagaactttttaaattaaaactgttttACGACATTAGTACATTACTTCTTTTAATTTCCTTcgatcaaaatttatttaataagatCAAGTTTGTAATGCCGGGAATACATAGGTAATGTACTTACAAGTTTCGTAcgtcttttttaatatattgaataCGTCCCATCTATTTATCTTCTATTTGGAGAAATAACAAAccttaaataaaaagtaaataaataaaatcttgtCTTTCAAAGTCATATATTAAGATTTCATTACCGTGGTACAAAGATTCACAATTTGCTTTTAGCATGCAACAGTGCACTTGGCAACAATAACAAACCAAGATAGCTCCATTTTGAGGGCTTTCAATCCAGACAGGTTATTGTCTATTGTCGCACCATAAACTCAGTCAATTTCGAGGATGATATTAACTgcatttatcaaatatatatatattttgaagagaaaagagGATTTTGCGATCCACTAAGCAAACAAACTAGCTTTACTGCTTCGACCCAGAAACATAATTCGGAAGTCGAAGAATTTTTATCAGTAAACTGCAACAGGTAATGTAGCTTTTATGTACAAGATGATTAGGCATAACAGTGACTGGTGCCCTGAGTACAATCTTTCAGGTACGAGCCATCATTTTCTGGACACCTTTGACCAGAGGTATACTATAAAGAAACAGAGTAATGCAAAAACAATCACGTGAACAACATGGTTGGCACCATTTCGGACGATGCTCTTGTTCAATCTTCTTAAATTATTCTTCACTCCAGCTTGAGCTTTTAACATTGTCATTTGCTGTATTGAAACAgacaatcaaaatattaatgagACGGTTGGATAATTCCTTGCCAAAAAGGAGACAATGTGCCAATGTCtgatcaattataataaaacaacattcaaCAGAAAATACCCAAAAGAATTCCATCTGTACTCATTTCGCAAGTAGAAAaccattattataaaatattggaCAAAAGTGTTCATCAATTGAtgaaaaaccattattaatCGTAACTTTCCTTCTTCCATCAATCATCTTAATGCAATTTAAAGCAGAATAATCCTTTGTAACCAGCCCAAAGCAATGCCGTCCCATCTGATACATGGTTAAAAAAGGCTTTTACTTCCAACATCCCCAAAATTACTATTTGCACCcacataacttttaaaatgCCCGTTCTATTCTCCATGGTATATTTAAATGGTGACTTCTGAATTATCTATTCTGAAAATCTTCTAGAACAAGCTTTTCGGAACAATCCTTCCCtaacaagattttcaaaacaCACTTTCGAGGACATATGATAAGCTTTGCggaactgcataaatatctttTGTTTAATCAGGAAACATTACAAGTTGAGCAATCCTGAAGTTTTCAGATTAGGCAACCCAAAAGGTAAAATAATACTTCAAAACTATATAATCTCAATCAAACCCAACgttttactctctctctctctctctctctgtatcTCTCTATTGTTGTAACCCATTTAATGAAATCCGGTTTGATGGGAAATAAACATATAACTTCTAACTTATCATTTCAATGTTTTATGTGCAAACTTACCAAAACAAAATTCTTCCCTTTCTCACCCATGCTCATCGtgatgaaaaatgttttcaaattattCGTAGTGATGTTTCTCCTGTCTTATCCCATGCCAATTATAAATACTTTGACGTTTATTGATGACAACAGCCCCTTCACCTGGGTTTACTTCATTCTAAAGCTGAAGTTTTTACAATAACCGCTTCATTTTGTCTCGGCATTCTTGTCCCTACACGCCTAGGCAAAATGTCATTgacaaacataaaaatcagcatTTCATTGAGGTCACACATCCCTTGCCTCTTGCAGCCTCTATCCCTCCcaagttttgggttgaagatcTATCAGCAACTATTTTTCTAATCGATCACCTTCCTTCCCAGGCTATTGGGTATGATTCCCCTTTCTTCGGTTTGTTTCATTTCATGCACATCCTAATCACACTAATCTTCaccattttgattttttatgttttgtccAGCTTTCACCTCTTGAACGTAATAAGCTAGGGGCTTAACATGTCAAGTGTCCTTTTCTAGGTTACAGTACAATTCACAAAGGGCTTTTATGTTATGGTGCTATTGTTAATTGTTTACACATCTCTTGGAATGTTGTTTTCTCTGACCACCAACATATTGTCCCATGCATGTCCTAGTTGTTCTTCGATTGGCTGTTTACACTTTCTGATTTTTctagtgtttttaattttaagaatgatCTAAACTGGGAAAAGTTTATGCCAAGTGAAGTTCTAGTATGTCCCTTCTCACACCTGACCCATCACCCATCCTTGCTCCAGTAGTTTTGTAACGCTCACAACAGGTTTCTCGTAGCTAAATAGGTACGAATTTGGACcaacttattttcttattgtttatCTGGCACAGTTATTCCTACATGTTATTCCCTGATACTTAAAGATGTTGATTTGGTCAACACAATGAATAATTAACTCAAAGCCCTTCAAGAGAAATTCACTAGACATTATTCCTCAACCATCAAGAGTTAAGCCAATTGGTTGCAAATGGGTCTATCCTTGAATTCTAACAACACCCTCAATCATCATTGTAAAGCCCATTTGGTTGCTCTTGAAAATTGTTAGAGATCTCACgtcaactaaaaatataatcaaatcataatatatatatatatatatatatatatatatatgtgtgtgtgtgtgtgtgtgtgtgtgtgtgttaggATACAGGCTGAGAGGACTTCAAGGGTTTGATAACCGAGAAACcccattctttctttctgtttctatcttttGAGAGAGTTATTGTTAGGTACCGAACCCAGGAACCTAATACTATACATTTTTGATACAAATCTTATCTTACAAGTTAGTTTTAGGAGACTAAATCAAACATATACCCACTCGCTGAGATGGTATCAAATTTTGTCCTAGTCAAGTTCATTCAGGTTGTTATGCTACCTAATGACCGGCTCCTGTTGAACCACCCACAAATATTTAATCACATGCTTGAGATGTTCGTTCCATGAGGTGAGCGCTTGGTTATAGAaataaggtcaaattataatatataaatagaacatAAACCTCAAAAgtcaattttatgaaattgaattaagtCTAAACTTATTAAGATAATCTCAAAATCATTCAGAGCCTATCTTTGTCAAATTCATTGTGATTGTTCTGCCACTAATTATTAGGTTCCTTTTAGACCACCCACAAATATGTAATCCCATGCTTGAGATGTTCATTCCTCGGTCAATTAATGGGTAGCCTCAATTATCTAATCATTATACGTCCTGACATTGCTTTTCTATCCAGCAAGTGAGTCAATTAAAGTAGAGTCCTCACCATCTTCATTTGGTTGTTGCTCATTGCATCCGTCATTAATTGAAAGGAATCTATACTTGAGACCTAATCTTTACTACTACGCAATCTCTTAGTTTGGTTGGCTATAATGATTCAAATTGGGCTGGTTGTTTTGATACATGGAAATCAGTCAATATATGGTGTGTGTGTATTGGTTCTGTGTTAATCTCTTGGAAGAGTAAAAGGCATTCTCGAGTCTATAATAAGTCCTCAATCGAATCTGAGTATGGAGCTATGTCTATTACTTGCTCAGAAATCATTTAACGTTGTTGTCTTCCGGTTGAGCTTGGCTTCCCTCACCACTGACTAACTGCTGCAGGATTTCCACACCGTCCTCCCCTCGAGCAACCACCATTCCATGTTTATCCAGA
This DNA window, taken from Vigna radiata var. radiata cultivar VC1973A chromosome 5, Vradiata_ver6, whole genome shotgun sequence, encodes the following:
- the LOC106762822 gene encoding serine/threonine-protein kinase PEPKR2, which gives rise to MRKKRKGSEADASADLPVILSPNLGSASSNLKSHYSLEDCSRLKKRCCKEEDAATEPAASFKRRLAGIATAPPCGTSSLITPGRGLKRKIGCIDVATQMGRKKKIEDDYVTGETIGQGKFGSVWLCRSRVSGAEYACKTLRKGEETVHREVEIMQHLSGHSGVVTLQAVYEEADCFHLVMELCSGGRLIDQMVKDGPYSEQKAANVLKEVMLVINYCHDMGVVHRDIKPENILLTASGKIKLADFGLAMRISEGQNLTGLAGSPAYVAPEVLLGRYSEKVDIWSAGVLLHALLVGSLPFQGDSLEAVFEAIKTVKLDFQTGMWESISKPARDLIGRMLTRDISARISADEVLRHPWILFYTAQTLTMLPIKSKLKNQIGATTQQFVAVPEPGLGGNRIDNYSLSEGSFSESCTSDDQDESVLIDVLASAISHVRISEPKRSRVCGPTGPIVQQGSSNMKPNNLCKAF